From the Streptococcus halotolerans genome, the window ATGTTATCATTTACTAAAACACAACTGTAGGAGGTTTTCAAAATGGCTACTAAAACATTTACCCGTGACTTTTCATTTACAGCCGAATCAGCGGACAGCTTACTGAAAGCACTCCGTAAAGATGTAACGCCTAAAACTGTGGATGTTTCTCATATCAAAGAGATACGTGATCCAGATGAAATTAAAGCCTTTTTTGGTGTTAAATAATGGAAATCAAGGTTATGTCACTTACAGAATTGTTGGACAACTTAGAATTAACTATTGTCCAAAATCTTCTAGAAACTTTCAAAGGTTTCACCACCCCTACTTCCACACCTCACGATGTGGAAGTCTTTTTACATTCTAAAGCAATCACTTTTGAAAAATCGGGTGTAGCTTCTACTTATTTGCTTTTCAATCAAGAAACAAAAGAATTAGTTGGCTTCTTCTCACTTGCCAATAAGCCACTTATCTTTTCAAAGAAAGACTTCCAAGCACTTAGTAAGAGTAAACAGAAAGCGTTCAATAAACACGGTAGACGTTTAGAAAGTGGCGGTCACCAAGTGAATAGTTATCTCATCGGACAGCTTGGTAAGAATTTTGGAGTTGATTCTCCTGTATCAGGAGTTGAGTTATTAACTTTTGCTTGTCAAAAAATTCAAGAAGCTGCACGGATTATAAACACACGTTACATCTGGATAGAATGTGACAACAACCCCAAACTCTTACAGTTTTATCAAGGTTTCGGTTTCACCCTCATCGAACCGTTCAATTCAGAAAGTGGATTAAAAGTTCTAGTGCTAAAAATCAAGAAATGATAGTCATGCGACTGTTTTTTCTTTCAAGGTACCCTATTCAGTTTTCAAAGGTCAAAATATGTTATAATGAATATATACAACAACTAAAACCATTCAATGGCTTTTTCTTAATTTCCGTTTTAGTTGTTTTCTCCATGAGGCTTAATAGTTTGGTCGCTAGCAAAGCCTTTCGTCTTTTACACGCCATTTATTGGTGTGTTTTTTGTTACAGCCTGTAACTCCTTTTAGCAAAAGATTATCTCGCTTGCATGTCTTTCAAGAATTCTTCAAGTTCAGATCTCCCGCTAATACCTTTAATAACGTTATTATCATTCGGCGTATCCCAACCAGGCAATCCTTCTTTTAGAAGAGCTAGATCTAAATAGCGACCGCCCTCAT encodes:
- a CDS encoding GNAT family N-acetyltransferase; this encodes MSLTELLDNLELTIVQNLLETFKGFTTPTSTPHDVEVFLHSKAITFEKSGVASTYLLFNQETKELVGFFSLANKPLIFSKKDFQALSKSKQKAFNKHGRRLESGGHQVNSYLIGQLGKNFGVDSPVSGVELLTFACQKIQEAARIINTRYIWIECDNNPKLLQFYQGFGFTLIEPFNSESGLKVLVLKIKK